The following proteins are co-located in the Desulfoscipio sp. XC116 genome:
- the hsdR gene encoding type I restriction-modification system endonuclease, producing MSPSNFTFLASRWPTLAQLGELAEKNLHADPNTSLIKLRMFGEILSKIILSYENLEEPYDGKQTTRLSLIKSDGALPDRLIGMFHSIRKAGNKATHEAYGTVQEATTQMTFAYRLAVWFVQTYDNWTFNPSPFKEPEKLQDIHELQDLLRRKTENFEAELARLQEELAQQKAAAVLTEEEKSKRHDRAQKAAAKIKLSEAETRKLIDQQLQAAGWEADTQNLRWSKGTRPEKNRNLAIAEWPTEAGPADYALFAGLEIIGLVEAKKKSKDVVADMEQVKNYAKHITQRADEIIPGTLGSYKVPFLFTTNSRPYLKQLETKSGVWLLDARKKTNHPRPLQAWYTPQGLKELLKQNIDLATEKLHREPYDYLNLRDYQVAAIKTVEKALSEEQLNILIAMATGTGKTRTTIGLVYRLIKLDRFKRILFLVDRSALGEQAEDAFKEARLEDFHTFTQIFDLKGLADKTPETTTKVHIATVQGMVRRIMFGGDDADTPTVDRYDCIVVDEAHRGYILDKEMDDVELEFRDQKDYISKFRMVLEYFDAVKIGLTATPAPHTIEIFGKPVFTYSYRDAVIDGWLVDHEPPHQIGTKLKETGIKWKKGEKVPIYDSATGQITNSEELPDELSLDIDKFNRAVITENFNKTVIKELAKELDHEGEEKTLVFAATDDHADMVVRLMKQEFEEQSGTIDDDAITKITGSIKDPVGMIRRYKNERLPNIAVTVDLLTTGIDVPEICNLVFLRRVRSRILYEQMLGRATRLCPRINKTHFVIYDPVGLYEALAPVTNMKPVVANPRVDFTTLVKELQELEDEAQQKVHVEQIVAKLQRKKRRLKGQDKEDFITLAGGRSPEDFINWLGSAPVAEIKEELQKRTNLFSFLDENRYQPRQQLISFHEDELVYHTRGYGNAEKPEDYLDEFTRFIKDNMNIIPALQIVCQRPRELTRQALRELKLELDRHGYSETSLRTAWREMTNQDIAADIIGFIRQRALGDPLLSHEERIKNAMQKVYALQKWTNVQRKWLERIEKQLIKETVINPEDLDKEPFRETGGYKKINKIFNGQIDQVLNQIKKSLYPDERKQA from the coding sequence ATGAGCCCAAGTAATTTTACCTTTTTAGCATCCAGATGGCCAACTTTGGCCCAGTTGGGTGAGTTAGCTGAAAAAAACTTACATGCTGACCCCAATACATCTTTAATCAAATTAAGAATGTTTGGGGAAATATTATCTAAAATTATTCTTTCCTACGAAAACCTTGAGGAACCTTATGACGGTAAACAAACCACCAGGCTTAGCTTGATTAAAAGCGACGGTGCTTTGCCCGACCGGTTAATAGGTATGTTCCACTCCATACGCAAGGCCGGCAATAAAGCCACGCACGAAGCCTACGGCACGGTACAGGAAGCCACCACCCAAATGACCTTTGCCTATCGCCTGGCCGTTTGGTTTGTGCAAACTTACGATAATTGGACCTTTAATCCGTCACCCTTTAAAGAGCCTGAAAAACTGCAGGATATTCACGAACTGCAAGACCTATTGCGCCGGAAGACCGAGAATTTTGAGGCCGAACTGGCCAGGTTGCAGGAAGAGCTGGCCCAACAAAAGGCCGCGGCTGTACTTACCGAAGAAGAAAAATCAAAACGTCATGACCGGGCGCAAAAAGCGGCCGCCAAAATTAAACTTTCCGAAGCTGAAACCCGCAAACTGATTGACCAGCAGCTGCAGGCCGCCGGCTGGGAAGCCGATACCCAAAATTTGCGCTGGTCAAAAGGCACTCGCCCGGAGAAAAACCGCAATCTGGCTATTGCTGAGTGGCCCACTGAGGCGGGTCCGGCGGATTATGCCCTGTTTGCCGGTTTGGAAATTATCGGGCTGGTTGAAGCTAAAAAGAAAAGCAAAGACGTAGTTGCTGACATGGAGCAAGTTAAAAATTACGCTAAGCATATTACCCAACGGGCCGATGAAATTATACCGGGCACTTTGGGGTCGTATAAAGTACCCTTTCTGTTTACCACTAACAGCCGGCCATACTTGAAACAGTTAGAAACCAAGTCCGGCGTATGGCTATTGGATGCCCGCAAAAAGACCAACCACCCCCGGCCCCTGCAGGCTTGGTACACACCGCAGGGCTTAAAGGAACTATTAAAGCAAAATATTGACCTAGCCACCGAAAAACTGCATCGGGAGCCATATGACTATCTAAACTTAAGGGATTACCAGGTGGCTGCCATTAAAACAGTCGAAAAGGCTCTGTCCGAGGAACAGCTTAATATCCTTATTGCAATGGCCACCGGCACAGGTAAAACCCGTACCACTATCGGTTTAGTTTACCGATTGATTAAATTGGACCGGTTTAAGCGCATTCTCTTTCTGGTGGACCGCTCCGCACTGGGGGAACAGGCCGAGGATGCCTTTAAAGAGGCCAGGCTGGAGGATTTTCATACCTTTACCCAAATCTTTGACCTAAAAGGCCTGGCTGATAAAACCCCCGAGACCACCACCAAAGTACATATCGCCACCGTTCAGGGCATGGTCCGGCGGATTATGTTCGGTGGCGACGATGCAGACACTCCCACAGTGGATAGATATGACTGCATTGTAGTAGACGAAGCCCACCGGGGCTACATCCTGGATAAAGAAATGGATGACGTGGAGCTGGAATTTCGCGACCAAAAAGACTATATCAGCAAATTTCGCATGGTACTGGAATACTTCGACGCCGTTAAGATTGGCCTAACCGCAACGCCTGCGCCCCACACCATAGAGATATTCGGCAAGCCCGTATTTACCTATTCATACCGGGATGCGGTGATTGACGGCTGGCTGGTGGATCACGAACCGCCCCACCAAATCGGCACCAAATTAAAGGAAACCGGCATCAAGTGGAAAAAGGGCGAGAAAGTACCCATATACGACTCGGCAACCGGCCAGATAACCAACAGCGAAGAACTGCCGGATGAACTATCTTTGGATATAGATAAGTTTAACCGGGCTGTCATAACCGAGAACTTTAATAAAACGGTAATCAAAGAACTGGCTAAGGAGCTTGACCACGAGGGGGAAGAGAAAACCCTGGTTTTTGCCGCCACCGATGATCACGCCGATATGGTGGTCAGGCTGATGAAGCAGGAATTTGAAGAGCAGTCCGGTACCATTGACGATGACGCTATTACTAAAATCACGGGATCTATAAAAGACCCCGTGGGGATGATTCGCAGATATAAAAACGAGCGCTTGCCCAACATTGCCGTAACTGTGGACCTGTTGACCACCGGTATAGACGTGCCCGAAATATGCAATCTGGTTTTCCTGCGCCGGGTGCGTTCCCGGATCCTCTACGAGCAAATGCTGGGCCGGGCCACCCGCCTGTGTCCGAGAATCAATAAAACCCACTTTGTCATCTATGACCCGGTGGGCCTGTATGAGGCGCTGGCGCCGGTTACCAACATGAAGCCGGTGGTAGCCAACCCCAGGGTGGATTTCACTACTCTGGTAAAAGAATTGCAAGAACTGGAAGACGAGGCACAGCAAAAGGTCCATGTGGAACAAATCGTGGCCAAGCTGCAGCGCAAAAAACGCCGGCTAAAAGGGCAGGACAAAGAGGACTTTATCACCCTGGCAGGCGGTCGTTCACCCGAAGATTTTATAAACTGGCTGGGCAGCGCCCCGGTTGCTGAGATAAAAGAGGAACTGCAAAAGCGGACGAACCTATTTTCCTTTTTAGATGAAAACCGCTATCAGCCCCGGCAGCAGCTGATTTCTTTCCATGAAGATGAACTGGTCTACCATACCAGAGGCTACGGCAATGCAGAAAAGCCGGAGGATTACCTGGATGAGTTCACCAGATTTATTAAGGATAATATGAATATCATCCCGGCCCTGCAGATTGTCTGTCAGAGGCCGCGGGAATTGACCAGACAGGCGCTGCGGGAACTTAAACTGGAACTGGACCGGCATGGTTACTCTGAGACCAGCCTGCGCACCGCCTGGCGGGAGATGACCAACCAGGATATAGCTGCGGATATTATCGGTTTTATCCGCCAGCGGGCTCTGGGCGACCCGTTATTAAGCCACGAAGAGCGCATTAAAAACGCCATGCAGAAAGTATACGCCCTGCAAAAGTGGACCAATGTGCAGCGCAAGTGGCTGGAGCGCATAGAGAAGCAGTTAATTAAAGAAACCGTAATCAACCCTGAGGACCTGGACAAAGAGCCCTTCAGGGAAACCGGGGGTTATAAGAAGATCAACAAAATTTTCAACGGCCAGATCGACCAAGTGCTTAATCAAATTAAAAAATCACTCTATCCCGACGAAAGGAAGCAGGCATAA
- a CDS encoding N-6 DNA methylase — protein sequence MTTQEIVQKLWNLCNVLRDDGITYHQYVTELTYILFLKMMKETEQESQIPEGYRWDDLVEKKGTELKNFYRKLLVDLGQEGRGSVKLIYANAYTNIEEPKNLEKIIRSIDGLDWYSAREEGLGALYEGLLEKNASEKKSGAGQYFTPRPLINVMVRLIDPKPGEKCNDPAAGTFGFMIAADRHVRKKTDDYFDLKPVEAKFQRKQAFTGCELVQDAHRLALMNAMLHGIEGEIILGDTLSTKGKELRDYDVVLTNPPFGTKKGGERPTRDDLTFPSSNKQLNFLQHIYRSLHNRGDARAAVVLPDNVLFQDGDGQKVRSDLMDKCNLHTILRLPTGIFYAQGVKTNVLFFTRGTTDKGNTKEVWYYDLRTNMPSLGKRNPLTEEHFSGFEKAYLVEDRSKVEDERWSCLTREQIRAKGDNLDQGLIADEKYSSYDNLPDPIESAEEAIAKLEQATVLLYEVVKELKEAGEGQA from the coding sequence ATGACGACACAGGAAATTGTCCAAAAGCTTTGGAATTTGTGCAATGTGCTGCGGGATGACGGCATTACTTACCACCAGTACGTCACCGAGTTAACCTATATTTTATTTCTGAAAATGATGAAAGAAACAGAGCAAGAAAGCCAGATCCCCGAGGGTTACCGGTGGGATGATTTGGTTGAAAAGAAAGGTACGGAATTAAAAAATTTCTACCGCAAACTATTAGTGGACCTGGGCCAAGAAGGCCGGGGCAGTGTGAAACTTATCTATGCTAACGCCTATACCAATATTGAAGAACCTAAGAACTTAGAAAAAATCATCCGGTCCATAGACGGGCTGGACTGGTACAGCGCCAGGGAAGAGGGTTTGGGCGCTCTGTACGAAGGCCTTTTGGAGAAGAACGCCAGTGAGAAGAAATCGGGGGCCGGACAATATTTCACCCCCAGGCCGTTAATTAATGTAATGGTGCGTTTAATTGACCCTAAACCAGGTGAAAAATGCAATGACCCGGCTGCCGGCACCTTTGGCTTTATGATTGCTGCCGACCGGCATGTAAGGAAAAAAACTGATGACTATTTTGACCTAAAACCGGTGGAAGCTAAGTTTCAGAGGAAACAGGCCTTTACGGGTTGTGAATTGGTGCAGGACGCCCACCGCCTGGCCTTAATGAACGCTATGCTGCATGGTATTGAAGGGGAAATTATTCTGGGTGACACCCTCTCTACCAAAGGCAAAGAATTACGGGATTATGATGTGGTTTTAACCAACCCGCCCTTCGGCACCAAAAAAGGTGGGGAACGCCCCACCAGGGATGACTTAACTTTCCCGTCATCCAATAAACAGCTTAACTTTTTACAGCACATTTACCGTTCTCTCCATAATAGAGGCGATGCCCGGGCCGCAGTGGTTTTGCCGGATAACGTGCTCTTCCAAGACGGTGATGGCCAGAAAGTACGGTCCGACCTGATGGACAAGTGCAACCTGCACACCATCCTGCGTCTGCCCACCGGTATTTTCTATGCCCAGGGAGTTAAAACCAACGTGCTGTTCTTCACCCGGGGCACGACCGATAAGGGAAATACCAAGGAGGTCTGGTATTACGACCTGCGTACAAACATGCCCAGTTTGGGCAAGCGCAACCCGCTCACCGAGGAACACTTTTCCGGCTTTGAAAAAGCCTACTTGGTTGAAGACCGCTCAAAGGTAGAAGACGAGCGCTGGTCCTGCCTGACCCGCGAGCAGATTCGGGCTAAAGGCGACAACCTGGACCAGGGCCTGATTGCTGATGAAAAGTATTCCTCTTACGATAACCTGCCCGACCCCATTGAATCGGCAGAAGAAGCCATCGCCAAGCTGGAGCAGGCCACAGTCCTTCTTTATGAAGTAGTTAAAGAACTTAAAGAAGCCGGGGAGGGTCAGGCGTGA
- a CDS encoding restriction endonuclease subunit S, which yields MSVKKKTLTPEAMLRDALVPEEEQPYQVPGNWAWTRLNTINSNKARNIIPNKHPEELFELYSVPSFSEEKPEVILGAEIGSNKQLVSNNDVLLCKINPRINRVWIVGQNNGYRQLASTEWIVIKPQEVMEPQFLLYCLRSRYFRNLLTSNVSGVGGSLTRSRPKEVELYPVPIPPLTEQKRIVTRVESLLDKINQAKELIAEARETFADRRAAILAKAFHGELTKKWREQNPDNESAETLLERIKEEKAKLSNGKGRKQAELPTIDPPYELPKGWCWVRMGDIVDVNPPKIGISDLSDEQICTFIPMSSISAETGSITAPEQRIFSKVKQGYTNFLKGDILFAKITPCMENGKCAIANELINDFGYGSTEFYVLRPKDGINNRYIYHLVRSEKFRIDAKYVMTGAVGQQRVPKSFLENYIIALPPELEQNEIVKIIDDIVEIEDKINSIIKMEDTIELFINSVLTKAFRGQLGTNDLREESALKNSKGNYFGAACKR from the coding sequence GTGAGCGTGAAGAAGAAAACACTGACTCCGGAGGCAATGCTGCGGGATGCACTGGTGCCGGAGGAGGAACAGCCTTATCAGGTGCCGGGGAATTGGGCTTGGACGAGATTAAATACAATTAATTCAAATAAGGCAAGAAATATTATTCCTAACAAACATCCAGAAGAACTTTTTGAATTATACAGTGTTCCAAGTTTTTCTGAAGAAAAACCTGAAGTAATATTAGGTGCGGAAATTGGTTCAAATAAACAACTAGTTTCAAATAATGATGTGCTGTTATGCAAAATAAACCCCCGCATAAATAGAGTATGGATAGTTGGTCAAAATAATGGATATCGCCAGTTAGCATCAACTGAATGGATTGTAATAAAGCCACAAGAAGTCATGGAACCACAATTTTTATTGTACTGTTTAAGGTCAAGGTATTTTAGAAACCTTTTAACCTCAAATGTATCTGGTGTAGGTGGTTCTTTAACCAGATCACGGCCTAAGGAAGTTGAGCTTTATCCTGTACCAATACCACCATTAACTGAACAAAAACGTATTGTTACTCGAGTTGAATCTCTTCTGGATAAAATAAACCAGGCCAAGGAATTAATTGCCGAGGCCCGGGAAACCTTTGCAGACCGCCGGGCTGCCATTTTAGCTAAAGCTTTTCACGGAGAATTAACCAAAAAATGGCGGGAACAAAACCCCGATAACGAATCGGCTGAAACACTACTGGAGCGGATTAAGGAAGAAAAGGCCAAGCTAAGTAATGGCAAAGGTAGAAAACAAGCGGAACTTCCAACAATTGACCCGCCTTATGAATTGCCAAAAGGTTGGTGCTGGGTGAGAATGGGGGATATTGTTGATGTAAACCCACCTAAAATTGGCATTTCCGATTTAAGCGATGAACAAATTTGTACTTTCATACCAATGTCGTCGATTTCAGCGGAGACTGGTTCGATTACTGCCCCAGAACAAAGAATTTTTAGTAAGGTTAAACAAGGATATACAAATTTCTTGAAAGGGGATATTTTATTTGCCAAAATAACTCCCTGTATGGAAAATGGTAAATGTGCAATCGCTAACGAACTAATAAACGATTTCGGTTATGGGTCAACAGAGTTTTATGTTTTAAGACCAAAAGATGGCATAAATAATAGATATATTTATCATTTAGTCCGTTCCGAGAAATTTAGGATTGATGCAAAATATGTGATGACCGGTGCGGTGGGTCAGCAGAGAGTGCCTAAAAGTTTCCTTGAAAATTATATAATTGCGCTACCACCTGAGCTCGAGCAAAACGAAATTGTAAAAATCATAGACGATATAGTTGAAATAGAAGATAAAATTAATAGCATTATTAAGATGGAAGACACAATAGAGCTATTTATTAATTCTGTTTTAACGAAAGCCTTTCGCGGTCAACTAGGTACCAATGATCTTAGGGAAGAAAGTGCACTAAAAAACTCTAAAGGAAATTATTTTGGAGCGGCATGCAAACGCTAG